Genomic window (Oryza sativa Japonica Group chromosome 3, ASM3414082v1):
CTTGTATAACTCAAAATCAATTCAAGTTGCAATTATTGTTGATCACGTCTCCAACCCACTCCCAACTAAACGATCGTTTTGTATCAGACCAGTCcaatattttatcatttaatcCACGAGGAATTGGGAGAAATTTAAAAACGACATTTGCAAACTCTTACTTATGTAGCAGTATTTACTTATATGGAGATAGTCGCACAGAGGGAGCCACCCACTTATTTCACTCGTTCCCGCCTAATTACAAAAGCTACAACACACGCGTCGAGGCCAAACTCCCGCATCTCGCTCGCCCGGCAGCTTGGATGGCTCACCGCTCACGCACTCGccacgccgctcgtcgccgcggAGCGCGTCACACCGCAGCGGCTGCCATCCTCAGGAGCGTCTccaccgcctcgtcgccgcgcccacggtggctgcggcggcggcggcggtcttcgtcCTCCGattcctcgccgcggcggccgctcTTCTCCGGGCCGGCGAGGAACGCGGACTCCTGCTGCGCGTTGAGCAGCTCGTCCACCTCCCTCGCGCTCGCCGCGAACGCCAGCTCCTTGGCCTGCGGGTCCAGCTTCTTCAGCACGCTGTTCATCCCGGCGAGGTACATCCTCTCGTTGTTGTTGGCGTGGACGTCGAAGCAGACGATCTGGAGGGTGCTGTCGCGGGACGACGTCACCACGATCGGGTGGCCGGAGGGGACGACGAACACCGTGCCGCGCGACAGCCGCGCACGGATCGTCTCGTACCCCTGGCCGACttgttcttcctcttcctcctcctgccccttctgctgctcctcctcctcctcttcctcctcacgCCACTTGCCCTTGCCGCGCTCGCGCCGGCGCTCctcgctctcgccgccgcggccgccgcgcgacAGGTGCGGGCACACGATCTCGGCCTCCCCCTCGCCGTCCAGGACGTAGGCGACCTTGACCGACCGGGTGTTGTAGAACGGCGCGTTCATGGATCCCTGCATGCAACGCAGACGAAATCATATACCAATCGGTCCAATGTACACACGGTCACGCGCCGCCATGGCGCGTGGACGACGAAGCAAACGCACCGCGGTGatgttgacgacggcgacgcggatgTCGTGCTCGGCGAGGTCGTGGAAGCTGCGGGCGTCGGCCTCGTAGAGGCGGCCGTGGCGGTTGGCGAACCTGGGCCTCTGCTCCAGGATGTTGAAGGGGCCGCGCGACGACTCGCcgaacggcggcagcggccagtGCGGGCCGTGGCCGCCCTCCGACGCGTGGCGCCGCAGCTCCCGCACCTGCTCCTCCGACGCGCGGATGATCACCCCCTTGTCCTGCTTCCCCagcagcttctccagcttctccTCCGAAATCTAAACATTGCACCACACAACTCGTACGTCGATATCAACTTAATTAGTTATTAACTTATTATCCTTGCTGTATAACCAATATGTTAATCAAGTACTTAAGTGACAGATTGATCGGATTAATGCTACTACGTGCCTTGAAAGCAGCTCTCTGCACGCCCTTGCTGAAGCTCGACAAGAATGACTCCGGGTTCCTCCCGCCTGGGGCGAAGAAGAACTGCaacattgattgattgattgattgattactTGTGCGTAGAGAGTTGATTAGAGTTTATGAATAGTGATTTGATCGATCGTGTTCGTGCCTGGATCTGGCCAGGGACGGAGATGGTATGGAGAATCTTGGTAACGATCAGCTTCCTCCGGCCGTCGGTGTTGGCCAAGTAATTGATCGTCCCCGCCGGCGCCACGAAGACGTCGCCTTGCCGGATGGCGTACGACCACTTCTCGCCGTTCTCGATGATCGCCACCACTCCCTCGCCTACGCCA
Coding sequences:
- the LOC9268544 gene encoding 63 kDa globulin-like protein, producing MATRARATILLLLAAVLFAAAAAASGEDRRRETSLRRCLQRCEQDRPPYERARCVQECKDQQQQQQERRREHGGHDDDRRDRDRRGEGSSEEEDEGRERGSRRRPYVFGRRSFRQVVRSDQGSVRLLPPFHQASSLLRGIKNYRVAVLEANPRSFVMPTHTDAHCICYVAQGEGVVAIIENGEKWSYAIRQGDVFVAPAGTINYLANTDGRRKLIVTKILHTISVPGQIQFFFAPGGRNPESFLSSFSKGVQRAAFKISEEKLEKLLGKQDKGVIIRASEEQVRELRRHASEGGHGPHWPLPPFGESSRGPFNILEQRPRFANRHGRLYEADARSFHDLAEHDIRVAVVNITAGSMNAPFYNTRSVKVAYVLDGEGEAEIVCPHLSRGGRGGESEERRRERGKGKWREEEEEEEEQQKGQEEEEEEQVGQGYETIRARLSRGTVFVVPSGHPIVVTSSRDSTLQIVCFDVHANNNERMYLAGMNSVLKKLDPQAKELAFAASAREVDELLNAQQESAFLAGPEKSGRRGEESEDEDRRRRRSHRGRGDEAVETLLRMAAAAV